One window of Aerococcus tenax genomic DNA carries:
- the purS gene encoding phosphoribosylformylglycinamidine synthase subunit PurS — translation MYTVEVFVTYKESILDPQGQAIMQGVHQMGYEAVKNIRQGKYFQMEIAKEVGDVDQAVADICDRLLANVNMETYRYTIKEV, via the coding sequence ATGTATACAGTTGAAGTATTTGTCACCTATAAGGAATCCATTCTCGACCCTCAAGGCCAAGCCATTATGCAAGGCGTCCACCAAATGGGTTATGAGGCAGTTAAAAATATTCGTCAAGGAAAGTATTTTCAAATGGAAATTGCCAAAGAGGTTGGCGATGTCGACCAAGCGGTTGCTGATATTTGTGACCGTCTCCTAGCTAATGTCAATATGGAAACTTACCGCTATACCATTAAGGAGGTTT
- the purC gene encoding phosphoribosylaminoimidazolesuccinocarboxamide synthase has product MTEEKLIYSGKAKDLYQTDDDKYLKVFYKDQATAGNGAKKENLPGKGRINQAITQLIFTYLADHGIATHLVKVLNEREEIVEKAEMFPLEVVYRNYAAGSFVKRLGIERGLAIEGGILEFFYKDDDLNDPLLNDDHVLFLKAANPAEIARIKTLTKEINKLLVKLFDQAGLILVDFKLEFGKNAAGDIILADEFSPDNARLWDKESGKSFDKDIFRNDQGDMIPYYQAVYKRLQEVIKD; this is encoded by the coding sequence ATGACAGAAGAAAAGTTAATTTATAGCGGTAAGGCTAAAGATTTATACCAAACCGATGATGATAAGTATTTAAAAGTTTTTTATAAGGACCAAGCGACTGCTGGCAATGGGGCTAAAAAGGAAAATTTACCTGGCAAGGGGCGGATTAACCAAGCTATTACCCAATTGATCTTCACTTATTTAGCTGACCATGGTATCGCTACCCATTTGGTCAAAGTGCTTAATGAACGAGAAGAAATCGTTGAGAAGGCGGAAATGTTTCCCTTAGAAGTGGTTTATCGCAATTATGCTGCTGGTTCCTTTGTCAAACGCTTAGGGATTGAACGGGGCTTAGCCATTGAAGGTGGTATCCTGGAATTCTTCTATAAGGATGATGACTTGAATGACCCGCTATTGAATGACGATCATGTTCTCTTTCTTAAAGCGGCTAATCCTGCAGAAATCGCAAGGATTAAAACATTGACTAAGGAAATTAATAAATTATTAGTGAAGCTGTTTGACCAAGCAGGGCTGATTCTGGTCGATTTCAAATTAGAATTTGGAAAGAATGCAGCGGGAGATATTATTCTGGCTGACGAATTTTCACCGGATAACGCCAGACTCTGGGATAAGGAAAGTGGGAAATCCTTTGATAAGGACATCTTCCGCAATGATCAAGGCGATATGATCCCTTACTACCAAGCGGTCTATAAACGTTTACAAGAAGTTATTAAAGATTAA
- the purK gene encoding 5-(carboxyamino)imidazole ribonucleotide synthase, protein MINLTKTILPGETIGIIGGGQLGQMLAQSAKEMGYRVGILDPGHNCSASQVADFHYEKAYDDRQALADFASQCDVLTFEFENIDTESLQVLGDRAYLPQGVDLLHSSQDRLHEKQFLEAAGAQVAPYRPVETMEDLEHAVRELGYPAVLKTRRFGYDGKGQRVLHSQKDLPDCVDLLNEQACVLEQWLPFAKEISVMAIGEQNGHVVTFPVSENIHVHNILHESIVPARISAEASQAAQDLAHKIAKTGNLVGALGIEMFLMADGQILINELAPRPHNSGHYTIEACDFSQFDLHIRAVCGLPLAEPKLLSPALMVNVLGQHLDKVLEAAPKHSDWHLHIYGKDQAKVNRKMGHVTLLPEDMEASLEKIDDSGIWKRSK, encoded by the coding sequence GTGATCAACTTGACTAAGACGATTTTACCTGGGGAAACCATCGGCATTATCGGTGGAGGACAATTAGGACAAATGTTAGCCCAATCCGCTAAAGAAATGGGCTATCGGGTAGGAATATTAGATCCCGGACATAATTGTTCAGCCTCTCAAGTTGCCGATTTTCATTATGAGAAGGCCTATGATGACCGCCAAGCCTTAGCAGACTTTGCTTCTCAATGCGATGTATTAACTTTTGAATTTGAAAATATCGATACTGAATCCTTACAAGTCCTCGGTGATCGTGCCTATCTCCCTCAGGGGGTAGACCTACTCCATTCTAGCCAAGACCGTCTCCATGAAAAACAGTTCTTAGAAGCTGCGGGCGCTCAAGTCGCTCCTTATCGACCGGTCGAGACCATGGAAGATTTAGAACATGCGGTCAGAGAATTAGGTTATCCTGCTGTATTAAAAACGCGGCGTTTTGGTTATGACGGCAAGGGCCAAAGGGTTCTTCATAGCCAAAAAGACTTGCCTGATTGTGTGGACTTACTCAATGAGCAAGCCTGTGTGCTGGAGCAATGGCTGCCTTTTGCTAAAGAAATTTCAGTCATGGCTATCGGCGAACAAAATGGTCATGTGGTGACTTTCCCAGTCTCGGAAAACATCCACGTCCATAACATCCTCCATGAATCCATTGTTCCCGCTAGAATTTCCGCTGAAGCTAGTCAAGCCGCCCAAGACCTGGCTCATAAAATAGCTAAAACAGGAAACTTGGTCGGCGCCCTAGGAATTGAAATGTTCTTAATGGCAGATGGACAAATTTTAATTAATGAACTGGCACCTCGTCCTCATAATAGTGGGCACTACACCATTGAAGCCTGTGATTTCTCACAATTTGACCTTCATATTCGCGCTGTCTGTGGCTTGCCGCTGGCTGAACCCAAATTATTAAGTCCAGCCCTTATGGTAAATGTCTTAGGACAACATTTAGATAAGGTCTTAGAAGCTGCTCCCAAGCATAGCGATTGGCACTTGCATATTTACGGTAAAGACCAAGCCAAAGTCAACCGTAAAATGGGGCATGTTACCTTATTGCCAGAAGATATGGAAGCTAGTCTTGAAAAGATTGATGACAGTGGAATTTGGAAAAGGAGTAAATAA
- the purE gene encoding 5-(carboxyamino)imidazole ribonucleotide mutase, which produces MGSQSDWQTMSQACQILDQFEVPYEKRVISAHRMPDEMFAYAKSARERGLAVIIAGAGGAAHLPGMLAAQTTLPVIGVPVQSHALSGLDSLLSIVQMPAGVPVATTAIGQSGAKNAALLAVEILSIEDARLSQALENYRKNMRQAAIESSDQLD; this is translated from the coding sequence ATGGGATCTCAATCGGACTGGCAAACCATGAGTCAAGCCTGTCAGATTTTAGACCAGTTTGAAGTGCCATATGAAAAACGTGTGATTTCTGCCCATCGGATGCCAGATGAGATGTTTGCTTATGCTAAAAGCGCCCGTGAGCGAGGCCTAGCAGTAATTATTGCCGGAGCAGGAGGAGCAGCCCACTTGCCAGGCATGTTAGCCGCCCAAACCACCTTACCGGTTATTGGGGTTCCGGTTCAATCCCACGCTCTAAGTGGCTTGGATTCACTCCTATCCATCGTTCAGATGCCAGCCGGTGTTCCCGTCGCCACCACAGCCATCGGACAGTCAGGGGCTAAAAATGCTGCCTTGCTGGCGGTTGAGATTCTAAGCATTGAGGATGCAAGGCTCAGCCAAGCCCTGGAAAATTATCGAAAAAATATGCGTCAAGCAGCCATAGAAAGTAGTGATCAACTTGACTAA
- a CDS encoding MarR family winged helix-turn-helix transcriptional regulator, producing MTSSESGCENYNHALNIYQSLVRLYRRNLQDTSQALADFSCQINVPQFDLLSYICEHPATNQQEIAIQLCVTKGNVSQLLQKLEENGYIKKEIQGRSHLLFPTSKGEDLYGKIAYDLSNFQRSFFNALDNEELATLDQLLTKVCQDHLHK from the coding sequence ATGACATCAAGTGAATCGGGCTGTGAGAATTATAACCACGCCCTCAATATCTACCAGTCCCTGGTAAGGCTTTACCGGAGGAACCTGCAAGATACCAGTCAAGCCCTAGCTGATTTCTCTTGTCAGATTAATGTGCCCCAATTTGATTTACTGTCTTATATCTGTGAGCATCCAGCAACTAACCAACAGGAGATTGCTATCCAACTCTGTGTAACTAAGGGTAATGTTAGCCAATTACTCCAAAAATTAGAGGAAAATGGCTATATCAAAAAAGAAATACAAGGCAGAAGCCACCTGCTCTTTCCCACCAGTAAGGGAGAAGACCTTTACGGAAAAATAGCTTATGACTTGAGTAACTTCCAGCGAAGCTTTTTTAATGCTCTGGATAATGAAGAATTAGCCACCCTTGACCAACTTTTAACCAAAGTCTGCCAAGACCATCTGCATAAGTAA
- a CDS encoding LLM class flavin-dependent oxidoreductase: MTRANPEEKKAKGLEFGLYSLGDNLPNPHTGKQLPASERIEEIIQLGKLAEEAGFDAFQVGESHQDYFVSQSNLIILSAIARETKTIKLGSAVTTLSVLDPVRVYEDAVTIDLLSQGRMEIVAGRASRLGAFELFGYDYKDYEELFEEKIALLKEINDNDTINWQGQFRPDLDGVKVQPRSERTSGKLPIWRGIGNSNDSARRAGLLGMPIYQAHLSGANQTFAHRIKVFREAAQEAGYDPNDIPIQTGSFLYVRENTQQAYQEFWPYVEAGFPLVNGQPFPKRAFAQGQNVKSATMVGDPQLIIDKLLMQYELFGHQRFNGEIDFGGQPFDEIRRTLDLFAEKVIPTVKKYTQA, encoded by the coding sequence ATGACCAGAGCAAATCCAGAAGAAAAGAAAGCTAAGGGGCTAGAATTTGGTTTGTACAGTTTAGGAGATAACCTTCCTAACCCCCATACTGGAAAACAACTACCTGCCTCAGAGCGGATTGAAGAAATTATTCAACTGGGAAAACTAGCCGAAGAAGCCGGCTTCGATGCTTTTCAAGTGGGGGAATCCCACCAGGACTATTTTGTCTCCCAATCAAATTTGATCATTCTTTCAGCCATTGCCCGGGAAACTAAGACCATTAAACTAGGCTCAGCGGTGACTACCCTGTCCGTCTTAGATCCTGTCCGAGTCTATGAAGATGCGGTAACCATCGACCTTCTATCCCAGGGACGGATGGAAATTGTTGCCGGCCGTGCTTCCCGATTAGGAGCCTTTGAATTATTTGGCTATGACTATAAGGATTATGAAGAACTCTTCGAAGAAAAAATTGCCCTTCTAAAAGAAATCAATGACAATGACACCATCAACTGGCAAGGACAATTTCGTCCTGACCTGGATGGGGTCAAGGTCCAGCCCCGTAGTGAACGCACTTCAGGTAAACTGCCCATTTGGCGGGGAATTGGTAATTCCAATGACTCTGCACGACGGGCCGGCTTACTAGGGATGCCCATTTACCAAGCCCACCTATCGGGAGCTAACCAAACCTTTGCCCACCGCATTAAGGTCTTCCGCGAGGCTGCTCAAGAAGCTGGCTATGATCCGAATGACATTCCGATCCAAACCGGCAGTTTCCTCTATGTCAGAGAAAATACCCAACAGGCCTATCAAGAATTTTGGCCCTATGTGGAAGCAGGCTTTCCCTTAGTCAACGGCCAACCCTTCCCCAAACGCGCCTTTGCTCAAGGGCAAAATGTTAAATCGGCAACCATGGTCGGTGACCCCCAATTAATCATTGACAAGCTGCTGATGCAGTACGAATTATTTGGTCATCAACGCTTTAATGGTGAAATTGACTTTGGCGGTCAGCCATTTGACGAGATTCGACGGACTCTCGACCTCTTCGCAGAAAAGGTCATTCCCACAGTGAAGAAATATACCCAAGCATAA
- a CDS encoding LLM class flavin-dependent oxidoreductase, translating to MTIENPHIIPKIDTSQGIEFGLYSLGDHMPNPHTGEEISAQERIQQFIKMAQVAEQAGVDIFHLGESHQKYFVSQAHMVILSAIAQATSKIKIGSSATIISTSDPVRVYENAATIDLISDGRMEVVAGRASRLGIFELLGYDVKDYEALYEEKFDLLLQINENEVVNWEGEFRAPLHDAEVIPRAKNGLPIWRAVGGPPDSAIKAALKGVPMYITTLGGSAEYFKQSIDIYRSILSEKGYDVESMPVTTSGFLYVNEDRDTAFKEFYPHLDTGMRRVNGTGFNKRLFAQGKDYRDALTVGDPQLIIDKILYQHELYNNQRYTAQIDFGGIPFKDILHMIDILGETIIPAVKKYTKSDQ from the coding sequence ATGACAATTGAAAACCCACACATTATTCCCAAAATTGATACTAGTCAGGGGATTGAATTTGGCCTTTATAGTTTAGGTGACCATATGCCCAATCCCCATACCGGTGAAGAAATTTCAGCCCAAGAGCGGATCCAGCAATTTATCAAGATGGCTCAAGTAGCTGAGCAAGCGGGGGTGGATATATTCCACTTGGGGGAATCCCACCAAAAATACTTTGTATCCCAAGCCCATATGGTGATCTTATCGGCCATTGCCCAAGCCACATCAAAGATCAAAATAGGTAGTTCGGCCACCATCATCTCCACTTCTGACCCAGTCAGAGTCTATGAAAATGCTGCCACCATTGACCTGATTTCTGACGGCCGCATGGAAGTTGTTGCCGGACGGGCCTCGCGTTTAGGTATTTTTGAACTCTTAGGCTACGATGTGAAGGACTATGAAGCCCTCTACGAAGAAAAATTTGACCTCCTCCTGCAAATTAATGAAAACGAAGTGGTCAACTGGGAAGGAGAATTTCGCGCTCCCCTTCATGACGCTGAGGTCATCCCCCGGGCTAAAAATGGTCTTCCCATTTGGCGGGCTGTCGGTGGACCGCCTGACTCCGCTATCAAAGCCGCGCTTAAAGGTGTTCCCATGTATATCACTACCCTAGGCGGTTCAGCAGAATACTTTAAACAATCCATTGACATCTACCGGTCTATTCTTAGCGAAAAAGGCTACGATGTGGAGTCCATGCCAGTCACCACTTCGGGCTTCCTCTATGTCAATGAAGACCGGGATACCGCCTTTAAAGAATTCTATCCCCACTTAGACACAGGGATGCGGCGGGTCAATGGGACTGGCTTTAATAAGCGTCTCTTTGCCCAAGGAAAAGACTACCGTGACGCTCTGACGGTTGGCGATCCCCAATTAATCATTGATAAGATCCTTTACCAACATGAACTCTACAATAACCAACGCTACACCGCTCAGATTGACTTTGGAGGCATTCCTTTTAAAGATATTCTCCACATGATTGACATCCTAGGTGAGACCATCATTCCCGCAGTGAAAAAATATACCAAGTCAGACCAGTAA
- a CDS encoding NADPH-dependent FMN reductase encodes MKILVLSGSNVGHKTEVAAKAILDILAKDQYSDHQVQFINLLDKEMDFADGRNFLDYKGDTLEVAQSVMEADVLFIGTPIFQASIPASLKNIFDLLPEKALEYKTVGIFASSGSNRHYLIPELQLKPILNYMKANVTPRYVYLSARDFTLNEISSDDVLLRLEQLVDETLTLAKTYQEIQRIEDEKLGF; translated from the coding sequence ATGAAAATACTTGTCTTATCCGGCTCCAATGTGGGCCATAAAACTGAAGTGGCTGCTAAGGCTATTCTCGATATCTTAGCCAAAGACCAATATAGTGACCACCAAGTCCAATTTATTAACCTATTAGACAAGGAAATGGATTTTGCTGACGGAAGAAACTTCCTCGATTATAAGGGAGATACCTTGGAAGTGGCTCAGTCCGTCATGGAGGCAGATGTCCTCTTTATCGGCACCCCCATTTTCCAGGCTTCCATTCCCGCCTCTTTAAAAAATATCTTTGACCTCTTACCAGAGAAAGCCCTGGAATATAAAACCGTGGGTATCTTTGCCTCATCAGGGTCTAACCGCCACTACTTGATTCCTGAATTACAATTAAAGCCCATCCTTAACTACATGAAGGCCAATGTCACGCCTCGCTATGTCTACCTTAGTGCTAGGGACTTTACCCTTAACGAAATTTCTTCCGATGATGTACTCTTACGTTTAGAACAATTAGTCGATGAAACCCTCACCTTGGCGAAAACCTACCAAGAAATTCAACGCATTGAAGATGAAAAGTTAGGGTTTTAA
- a CDS encoding MFS transporter: MINFIKNNKLFVRMTGINFLSKIGDNLFYTAMLSAAILLPNSKLAVLIVSISESLPILISIFFGVIADKQKGKINQLIGSSLFRSLMYICIGIIFRYPQSLLLLLLASFMNLLSDISGNYATALFSPFTKAMIAPQDMETAQGFVSVGTQLVAVFATFIGSLLLTIYSKSMLAIINASLFLLVAFLYYLLKPSLKAQGFKIKSFTNTKTLSIVKENLTSFISNHSLLINLIQLAMLNGFFGGQTPLFALFIEENNQLNFLSNPFKIALLSGIITLSMILGSSLTTYILKKQSIFHINILSDCFIVIIAMTYLYNNIWGILVGNSCLAFLLGIVSPRFSANVINQYPVDRLGGVITVINAFLVIIPPLTSVIFPMISTINLKLAYICFIAYALILIIISVLINKMAK, encoded by the coding sequence ATGATTAATTTCATTAAAAATAATAAACTTTTTGTCCGGATGACTGGGATAAACTTCTTATCAAAAATTGGTGATAATTTGTTCTACACTGCGATGTTATCAGCAGCGATTTTATTACCCAATAGTAAATTAGCTGTTCTAATTGTATCTATTTCTGAAAGCCTCCCGATTTTAATCAGCATATTTTTTGGTGTAATAGCTGATAAACAAAAAGGTAAAATAAATCAATTAATAGGGAGTTCACTTTTTAGGTCGCTTATGTATATATGCATAGGTATAATTTTTAGATATCCTCAAAGTTTACTTTTGCTTCTGCTAGCATCATTTATGAACCTTTTATCAGATATTAGCGGAAATTACGCAACTGCGTTATTTTCACCTTTTACTAAAGCAATGATTGCCCCTCAAGACATGGAAACGGCACAAGGTTTTGTTAGCGTAGGAACACAATTAGTCGCCGTATTCGCAACCTTTATTGGGTCTTTATTACTAACTATCTATAGCAAGAGTATGCTAGCTATAATAAATGCATCGTTATTTCTATTAGTAGCTTTTTTATATTATTTACTAAAGCCATCTTTAAAAGCTCAAGGTTTTAAAATAAAAAGTTTTACGAATACAAAGACGCTTTCAATTGTAAAAGAAAACTTAACATCCTTTATATCAAATCATAGCTTGTTAATTAATCTTATTCAATTAGCTATGCTCAATGGCTTTTTTGGTGGACAAACACCTTTATTTGCACTCTTTATAGAAGAAAACAACCAATTAAACTTTCTCTCTAATCCATTTAAAATTGCGCTCTTATCAGGTATCATAACCTTATCAATGATACTTGGGAGTAGTTTAACTACTTATATTTTAAAGAAACAATCCATTTTTCATATAAATATCTTATCAGACTGCTTCATAGTCATCATAGCTATGACCTATTTATATAATAATATATGGGGTATCCTGGTCGGAAATTCTTGTCTTGCATTTTTACTTGGAATTGTTTCTCCTAGATTTTCTGCTAATGTAATCAATCAATATCCTGTCGATAGACTCGGTGGGGTTATCACAGTTATTAATGCCTTTTTAGTAATAATACCACCGTTAACTAGCGTTATTTTTCCTATGATATCGACTATTAACTTGAAACTCGCTTATATTTGTTTCATTGCTTATGCTTTAATTTTAATAATTATTAGTGTTTTAATAAATAAAATGGCGAAATAG